The Streptomyces sp. ALI-76-A nucleotide sequence GGGTCACCCCGGCCGGCGAGGGCAAGTCCCGGGTCGTCGTCACCACGACCTGGCAGGGTGCCGGCGGCATCGGCGGCTTCTTCGAGAAGACCTTCGCGCCCAAGGGGCTCGGCCGCATCTACGACGCCGTGCTGGACAAGCTGGCCACCGAGGTCGAGCGGTAGAGCCAACGGGCGGCTCGTGACGGGAGGTTGGCCCCCTCACCGGTTCGAGTGGATCTCCGTGCCCCCCGGCGTCCCGCCGTAACTCGTCGCGCTTGCTCACAGTTGTCGCTTTACGCGGGAATTGTGCGGCAGCGCGACGAGGGGAGCGGCACGTGGGCGGGACCACTCTGGTACAGGGCGAACCGGCCGCGGCACCCCCGCGGACCCCCACGGCACCACCGGACCCGGTCGCGGAACTGAGCCCACGCCGCGTACGGCTGGTCTTCTTCGCGCTCATGCTCGCGCTGCTGCTGGCGGCGCTGGAGCAGATGATCGTCGCCACCGCGCTGCCGAAGATCGTCGGCGAACTGCACGGCCTGGACAGGATGTCCTGGGCGATCACCGCCTACCTGCTCACCGCCACGATCGGCCTGCCGGTCTACGGCAAGCTCGGCGACCTGTACGGCCGCAAGGGCGTCTTCCAGTTCGCGATCGTCGTCTTCGTCGTCGGCTCCGCCCTCGCGGGCCGCGCGCGGACCATGGACCAGCTGATCGCCTTCCGCGCGGTCCAGGGCATCGGCGCGGGCGGGCTCCTGACGGGTGTGCAGGCGATCGTCGCGGACATCGTGCCGCCCCGGCAGCGCGGACGTCTCCTGGGCCTGACCGGTGCCGCCTTCGGACTCGCCTCCGTCGCCGGACCGCCGCTGGGCGGCTACTTCACCGACCAGCTCTCGTGGCGGTGGTGCTTCTACGTCAACGTGCCCTTCGGCCTGGTCACGCTGGCCGTCGTCGCCGTCGCGCTGAAACTGCCGAAGCCGACCGCGAAGGCGCGGTTCGACGTCCTCGGCGCGCTGCTGCTCACCGCCGCCTCCACCTGCCTGGTGCTGCTGACCAGCTGGGGCGGCACCGAGTACGCCTGGGACTCACCGGTCGTCCTCGGGCTCGGCGCCGGAGCGGTGGCGGCCACCGTGCTCTTCCTCGCCGCCGAGCGCTTCGCCGCCGAACCGCTCATCCCGCTCCGGCTGTTCCGGGACCCCGTCTTCGACGTCACCGCACTGGTGGGCCTCGTGATCGGTGTTGCCCTGTTCGGTGCCGCCGGCTACCTGCCGACGTACCTACAGATGGTCGAGGGGGCCTCCGCCACCGGGTCCGGCCTGCTGATGCTGCCGATGACGGGCGGCATCGTCGGCGCGTCCGTCCTCTCCGGACAGCTCATCACCCGCACCGGGCGCTACAAGATCCACGTGGTCCTCGGCGCCGCCCTCTGCGTCGTGGGCATGGGGCTGCTCTCCCGCCTCGACGCCGATACGCCCCGGCTGCACTCCAGCGTCTGGATGGCCGTCCTCGGCGCAGGCATCGGCATGGTGATGCCGGCCCTCGTCCTCGCCGTGCAGAACTCGGTGCGCCCCGCCGACCTCGGCGCCGCCACCAGCGCCGGCGACTACTTCCGGCAGATCGGCGGCAGCGTCGGCGCCGCGCTGTTCGGCACCCTCCTCGCCGACCGGATCACCGACGCCCCGCACGACACCGTCCCCGCGCGCGCGGCGTCCTCGCTCCCCGATCCGGCGTCCCTCACCCCGCAGCTCGTCCACACGCTGCCCCCGGCGCTGCGCGACGACTACGTCCGGGCCTACGCCGACACCATGCCGCGGATCTTCCTCCTGCTCGTGCCGGTGCTCGTCCTCGGCCTGCTCGTCGCCTGCTTCCTCAGGGAGAAGCCGCTGGTGTCCCAGCACGCTGCCGAACAGGAGCCCGCGACCGCGAACGCCCCGGTCCCGCGGGCCCGTTCGTCCCACGCCACCGGAGCCCCCGTGTGCGGCACGGTGCAGCACCCCGACGGCACCGTCGTGCCCCGCGCGGCGCTCACCCTGATCGACGCCGTCGGGCAGCAGATCGGGCGGGGCGCGAGCGGCGACGACGGCCGGTACGCGCTGTCCACGCCGGGCACGGGATCGTACGTCCTGATCGCCGCGGCCGGCGGGCACCAGCCGCAGGCGGTCTCCGTGACCGTCGGCGAACGTCCCGTCGAGATCGACGTCGTCCTCGGCGGCGCCGGACGCCTCGCGGGCAGCGTGCTGACCGCGGACGGCACCCCGGTGCGGGACGCCACCGTCACCCTCACCGACGTGCGCGGCGAGGTGGTCGCCACCACCCGCAGCGGCCGCGAGGGCGGCTACCTCATCACCGAGCTGGTGGCGGGCGAGTACACCCTCGCCGCCGGCGCGCCCGCCTTCCGCCCGGCCGCGCTCCCGGTCACCGTCCAGGCCTCCCTGGAGACCCGTCAGGACATCGAACTCGCCGGCGGTGCCGTGCTGCGCGGCACCGTGCGGGCGACCGGCGGACGGACCGTCGAGGACGCGCGCGTGACGCTGCTGGACGTGGCGGGCAACGTGGTGGACACCCTCACCACCGGCCCGGACGGAACCTTCCGGTTCGTCGACCTGGCCTCCGGCGAGTACACCGTCATCGCCGCCGGCTATCCGCCGGTCGCCACCGTCCTCCAGGTGACGGGCGGCGGCCGTACCGCACGCGATCTCCACCTGGGACACGAGGACTGAGAACCCGTCAGCGACCGCCTCCAAGGCGCCGTCGCCCCTGCTCAGGGCTGGTGCGCGGGGGCGTGGGCCGATGCGCCGCGGTGCGGCTGATTCCCGGGTTGCCGCACATCGTGACCGGGCGGCGCCGTACGGTGGAGACGGCAGTACCGATCTCGCGGAGCCGTGGGGAAAGAGGGCCTGGGCCATGGACCGTGGCACCGACAGGGACACTTCCTCCCGCCCGGGAACGGGGAGCGGCACCAGGGACACCGAGCCGGGCCGCATCCCGTTGGCCGTCGTCGTGGTGGACCGCCACGGCCTGGTGTCCCACTGGAGCACCGGCGCCCGACGCCTGTTCGCCCTCGCCAAGGAGGAGGCGATCGGCCGGCCCGCGGTCGATCTGCTGCCCGTCTCCGGAGCGCTGCCCGAACCGGACGAGAGCGACCCGCACGGTCCGTACGCTGCCTACGACGGCCTCGGGCCCGATCTGGAGTCCTCCCTCGACGGACGGCTGGCGTACCCGGCCGCGGGCCGGGCCCGGCTCACCGTGCCGGGGAGCGGCCGTGTCGACGTCCTGTGGTGGGCCTACCCGTTGGTCGGTCCCGGACCGGAGCGGCTGCTCGTCCTCGCCGCGGACGCGGGCGGGCTGCGCCGGGGCGGCCCCGAGGAGACCGTGACCGCCGAGCGGATCGCGCCCGCCTTCGGCCTGCACACCGACTTCCCCGGCGCCGAAGGTCTCGCCCGCCGGCTTCCCGAGATCCTGCCCAGCATGAGCGTCGGCGAGAGCGCCCGGATCGTCGCCCAGGTCCTCGAACTCGGCTATCCGGTTCTGGAGTTCAGCCACAACGACCGGGTGCCCGTGACCCCCGACTGGGGCGTGGCCCGGCGTACCGAGCGCCAGGCCCGCCGGGAACGGGCGGCGCGCGCCGCCGCAGCCGGCGAACCCCCGCCGCAGGACCTGGCCGACGAGGGCGAGGACCTGGAGTACACCGCCGTACGCGAACGTCTGGAGTTCCTCAACGAGGTCAGCGGGCGCATCGGCACCTCGCTCGACCTGGCCCGCACCGTCGGCGAGGTCAGCAAGGCCGTCGTGCCCCGCTTCACCGACGTGGCCGGCACCTACCTGCGGGAGCAGGTCGTCGCCGGCGAGGGCTTCCCCGAGGGCGTGCCGGACACCACCACGCTGTGGCACCGGGTCGCCGTCGAGCACACCGACGAACCCGGCCGCTGGGACGACGTCGTACCGGTCGGCGAGGCCATGCCGTTCCCGGCGCACACGCCGTTCTTCCAGTGCATGACCACCGGACAACCCGTCCTCGTGCCCCGCATCAGCGAGGAGCTGGGGCACGCGATCGCCGCGCAGTTCGAGAAGCGGGACATCCGGCCCCTCATCACCGGCCGCTCCATGCTGGTCGTGCCGCTGAAGGCCCGCGACGTCGTCCTCGGCTTCATGATCCTGCTGCGTCACCCGGAGCGCGTCGAGTTCAACGACATGGACCGGGTCACCGGCGCCGAACTCGCCGCCCGCGCGGGCCTGGTGCTCGACAACGCGCGCATGTACACCTACCAGGAGTCCGTCGCCGAGACCCTCCAGGACAGCATGCTGCCGCACATCCCGCCGCACATGGCGGGCTGCGACATCGCCACCCGCTATCTGCCCGGCACCCTCCTCGGCCGGATCGGCGGCGACTGGTTCGACTCGGTGAAGCTGCCCGGCGCGCGCACCGCCCTGGTGGTCGGCGACGTCATGGGCCACGGCCTCAACTCGGCGGCCATGATGGGCCAGTTGCGGACGGCCGTCCAGACCATGGCCGCCCTCGACCTGCCACCCGCCCAACTGCTGCGCAACCTCGACGACCTGGCCCAGCGCCTCGGCGACAGCTACCTCGCGACCTGCCTCTACGCCGTCTACGACCCGATCGCGGGTGAACTGTGCCTCGCCAACGCCGGGCACATCCCGCCCGTCCTGGTGCGGGCCCGGGACGGGGCAGCCGAACTGCTCGACCTGCCCACGGGCGCGCCCATCGGTGTCGGCGGGGTGCCCTTCGAGGCGGTGCGCCTGCGGGTGGAGCCCGGCGACCGGCTGGTGATGTGCACCGACGGCCTGGTGGAGATGCGCGGCGAGGACATCGGCGTGGGGCTCGCCACGCTCTGCGAGT carries:
- a CDS encoding MFS transporter, which gives rise to MGGTTLVQGEPAAAPPRTPTAPPDPVAELSPRRVRLVFFALMLALLLAALEQMIVATALPKIVGELHGLDRMSWAITAYLLTATIGLPVYGKLGDLYGRKGVFQFAIVVFVVGSALAGRARTMDQLIAFRAVQGIGAGGLLTGVQAIVADIVPPRQRGRLLGLTGAAFGLASVAGPPLGGYFTDQLSWRWCFYVNVPFGLVTLAVVAVALKLPKPTAKARFDVLGALLLTAASTCLVLLTSWGGTEYAWDSPVVLGLGAGAVAATVLFLAAERFAAEPLIPLRLFRDPVFDVTALVGLVIGVALFGAAGYLPTYLQMVEGASATGSGLLMLPMTGGIVGASVLSGQLITRTGRYKIHVVLGAALCVVGMGLLSRLDADTPRLHSSVWMAVLGAGIGMVMPALVLAVQNSVRPADLGAATSAGDYFRQIGGSVGAALFGTLLADRITDAPHDTVPARAASSLPDPASLTPQLVHTLPPALRDDYVRAYADTMPRIFLLLVPVLVLGLLVACFLREKPLVSQHAAEQEPATANAPVPRARSSHATGAPVCGTVQHPDGTVVPRAALTLIDAVGQQIGRGASGDDGRYALSTPGTGSYVLIAAAGGHQPQAVSVTVGERPVEIDVVLGGAGRLAGSVLTADGTPVRDATVTLTDVRGEVVATTRSGREGGYLITELVAGEYTLAAGAPAFRPAALPVTVQASLETRQDIELAGGAVLRGTVRATGGRTVEDARVTLLDVAGNVVDTLTTGPDGTFRFVDLASGEYTVIAAGYPPVATVLQVTGGGRTARDLHLGHED
- a CDS encoding SpoIIE family protein phosphatase, which codes for MDRGTDRDTSSRPGTGSGTRDTEPGRIPLAVVVVDRHGLVSHWSTGARRLFALAKEEAIGRPAVDLLPVSGALPEPDESDPHGPYAAYDGLGPDLESSLDGRLAYPAAGRARLTVPGSGRVDVLWWAYPLVGPGPERLLVLAADAGGLRRGGPEETVTAERIAPAFGLHTDFPGAEGLARRLPEILPSMSVGESARIVAQVLELGYPVLEFSHNDRVPVTPDWGVARRTERQARRERAARAAAAGEPPPQDLADEGEDLEYTAVRERLEFLNEVSGRIGTSLDLARTVGEVSKAVVPRFTDVAGTYLREQVVAGEGFPEGVPDTTTLWHRVAVEHTDEPGRWDDVVPVGEAMPFPAHTPFFQCMTTGQPVLVPRISEELGHAIAAQFEKRDIRPLITGRSMLVVPLKARDVVLGFMILLRHPERVEFNDMDRVTGAELAARAGLVLDNARMYTYQESVAETLQDSMLPHIPPHMAGCDIATRYLPGTLLGRIGGDWFDSVKLPGARTALVVGDVMGHGLNSAAMMGQLRTAVQTMAALDLPPAQLLRNLDDLAQRLGDSYLATCLYAVYDPIAGELCLANAGHIPPVLVRARDGAAELLDLPTGAPIGVGGVPFEAVRLRVEPGDRLVMCTDGLVEMRGEDIGVGLATLCESAAHPAASMDDACDTVIRALNTRGGRKDDVALLMARLNGIAPDDVAEWRLPLDPAEAGRARAAVREQLQVWGLARLADPAALMVGELVTNALRHSHHRPVDLRLVRGDTLLCEVDDDDHDLPTLLSAGPGDEYGRGLRVVSTLAREWGTSRTKAGKTVWFELTLPPR